One genomic region from Bacillus aquiflavi encodes:
- a CDS encoding cold-shock protein: MKNGKVKWFNSEKGFGFIEAEDGNDVFVHYSAIQTEGFKTLEEGQEVSFDVVEGARGPQAANVVKK; encoded by the coding sequence ATGAAAAACGGTAAAGTTAAATGGTTTAACAGTGAAAAAGGCTTTGGATTTATTGAAGCTGAAGATGGAAACGACGTATTTGTTCATTACTCTGCAATTCAAACTGAAGGTTTCAAAACTTTAGAAGAAGGTCAAGAAGTTTCTTTCGACGTTGTTGAAGGAGCTCGTGGACCACAAGCTGCTAACGTAGTTAAAAAATAA